A genomic window from Salvia hispanica cultivar TCC Black 2014 chromosome 5, UniMelb_Shisp_WGS_1.0, whole genome shotgun sequence includes:
- the LOC125188237 gene encoding mitogen-activated protein kinase kinase 2-like: MKKGSLAPNLKLSVPPPDDISKFLTGSGTFKDGDLLVNRDGVRVVSNSEVEVPTLIQPTDNQLSLADFDAVQVIGKGNGGVVRLVQHKWTAQFFALKVIQMNIEESARKHIAQELKINQSSQCPYVVICYQSFYDNGAISIILEYMDGGSLADFLKKVNKIPEPYLAAICKQVLKGLWYLHHEIHIIHRDLKPSNLLINHRGDCKITDFGVSTILANTLGQANTFVGTYNYMSPERIIGDTYSYKSDIWSLGLVLLECATGEFPYSAPQAEGWINVYELMETIVDKPVPRPSPDLFSPEFCSFISACVQKDPNDRLSANELMAHPFITKYDNHDVDLAAYFTSAGPSLATL; this comes from the exons ATGAAGAAAGGGTCTTTGGCACCTAACCTCAAGCTCTCCGTCCCCCCTCCCGATGacatctctaaatttct GACTGGGTCGGGAACGTTCAAGGACGGCGATCTCTTGGTTAATAGGGATGGAGTTCGGGTTGTTTCCAATAGTGAAGTTGAAGTT CCAACCTTGATACAGCCGACGGATAACCAGTTGAGCTTAGCTGACTTTGATGCAGTGCAAGTCATTGGTAAGGGAAATGGGGGTGTTGTGCGTTTGGTGCAACACAAATGGACGGCACAGTTTTTTGCACTTAAG GTTATTCAAATGAATATCGAGGAGTCTGCTCGCAAGCACATTGCTCAAGAGCTCAAAATTAATCAGTCATCTCAATGCCCATATGTCGTGATTTGCTATCAATCATTTTATGATAATGGTGCAATCTCCATCATCTTGGAGTATATGGATGGAGGGTCTCTTGCAGATTTCCTTAAGAAAGTCAATAAAATCCCAGAGCCTTATCTGGCTGCAATTTGCAAACAG GTACTCAAAGGTCTCTGGTATCTTCATCACGAAATACATATCATCCACAGGGACTTGAAACCTTCAAATTTGCTGATAAACCACAGAGGTGATTGCAAGATCACCGACTTTGGAGTCAGTACAATACTTGCCAACACATTGGGTCAAGCTAATACTTTCGTTGGTACTTACAACTACATGTCT CCAGAGAGAATCATCGGAGATACTTATAGTTATAAAAGTGACATCTGGAGCCTGGGTTTGGTTCTCCTCGAGTGTGCAACAGGAGAATTTCCATATTCCGCACCTCAGGCAGAGGGATGGATCAATGTCTACGAGCTAATGGAAACCATTGTCGATAAGCCTGTTCCTCGTCCATCTCCAGATCTATTTTCTCCGGAGTTCTGTTCATTTATTTCTGCATG TGTGCAAAAGGATCCTAATGATAGGCTATCAGCGAATGAACTCATG GCACACCCTTTCATTACTAAGTACGACAATCATGATGTTGATCTTGCTGCGTACTTCACCAGTGCAGGACCTTCACTGGCCACGCTTTAA
- the LOC125186811 gene encoding uncharacterized protein LOC125186811: protein MLRLACRKLCARVDGGCEIRSLSQIRGFHSAQPSLAPRSFFGVEDFLDDDNSRPYTYQKEKKSRNPNKHVSFKQRTVAYMEPFTLDVFISKRFVSASITHRVTCKQVAVAGTNSKDIKAALRSRSDIPACLAIGQILADRAREADVYTASYTPRERDKFEGKIRAVVQSLIDNGIDVKIYLD from the exons ATGTTGAGACTAGCTTGCCGCAAGTTATGTGCTCGTGTGGATGGAGGATGTGAAATCCGGTCATTATCACAGATACGCGGTTTCCACTCTGCTCAG CCGTCTTTGGCGCCAAGAAGCTTTTTTGGCGTCGAAGATTTTCTAGATGACGATAATAGCAGGCCATACACttatcaaaaagaaaagaagtcGAGAAATCCAAACAAGCACGTATCCTTCAAACAGCGTACCGTTGCTTACATGGAGCCGTTTACCCTGGACGTGTTCATCTCAAAGCGGTTCGTCTCTGCTTCAATCACCCACAGAGTGACATGCAAGCAGGTTGCTGTTGCTGGTACAAACTCGAAAGATATCAAGGCTGCACTGAGATCACGATCCGACATACCTGCTTGTTTGGCAATAGGTCAGATTTTGGCCGATAGGGCGAGAGAAGCTGACGTGTATACAGCTTCTTATACCCCCAGGGAAAGAGATAAGTTTGAAGGGAAAATAAGGGCAGTTGTTCAGTCCCTTATTGACAATGGCATTGATGTCAAAATCTATCTTGATTGA
- the LOC125187144 gene encoding pentatricopeptide repeat-containing protein At1g08610, protein MAYAVAPHKSLIEVHNSHRLNSFSNQADINSDSRATVPTKCALRQADTNGAKFTPSLWCRGQQAGVRIDRRGEQEMKSNGNRMGSERKFNGKMHPSTYSYSLKFASDGSFLENDEKTNNEILQSLCSRGKLVEAVKLVDVMTRRNQIPDFQSCINIIRGLVNAKQTDRAYKVLQLVVMTGGIPDIITYNMVIGGLCRKKYLKVAIDLVECMSLSGCPPDTITFNTIIRAMFDQGKCDEAVQFWKDQLRKGCPPFVISYTILIVLVCKKIGATRALEIMEDMAVEGCYPDMVTYNSIVNLTCKQGNYEETTLVVCNFLSRGMEPNTITYNTLLHSLCMYGCWDEVDEMLSYMIESSSPPTSVTYNIIINGLCKEGLVDRAIDYFHQMVSNGCSPDIVTYNTLLRALCKETMIDEAIEILHRLRNTNCSPTLITYNIVVDGLAKQGVMEKAMEVYKYMLEHGPRPDDVTYRCLIWGFCRADQVEEAVELLNVMGLYNRRRVRDNCYRFIIHRLCKKKEVDAAVEVVKLFISSRKKCDPIFCPTIILGIHAAGMIDEAAELRKKLIERELLSL, encoded by the coding sequence ATGGCTTATGCAGTTGCACCGCATAAATCTTTGATTGAGGTTCATAATTCGCATAGGCTGAACTCATTCTCCAACCAAGCAGATATAAATTCGGATTCAAGGGCTACAGTTCCAACTAAATGTGCTCTGCGGCAGGCTGATACAAATGGTGCCAAATTCACACCTTCTTTGTGGTGCAGAGGGCAGCAAGCAGGTGTGCGCATTGATAGGCGTGGCGAACAAGAGATGAAATCAAATGGTAACAGGATGGGATCTGAGAGGAAATTCAACGGCAAAATGCATCCGAGCACGTATTCGTATTCGTTGAAGTTTGCCTCGGATGGTTCCTTCCTTGAGAATGATGAGAAGACCAACAATGAAATCCTCCAGAGTTTGTGCAGCCGTGGGAAATTAGTCGAAGCAGTGAAGTTGGTGGATGTCATGACACGCAGAAACCAGATTCCGGATTTTCAGTCCTGCATAAACATCATCAGAGGTCTGGTGAATGCTAAGCAAACAGATAGGGCTTATAAGGTTCTTCAGTTAGTCGTTATGACTGGTGGGATTCCTGATATTATAACCTATAATATGGTGATTGGTGGTTTGTGTAGGAAAAAGTATCTCAAAGTTGCTATTGATTTGGTAGAGTGCATGAGCTTGAGTGGTTGCCCTCCTGATACCATCACTTTCAACACAATTATACGAGCCATGTTCGATCAGGGCAAGTGTGACGAGGCTGTCCAGTTTTGGAAGGACCAGCTCAGAAAGGGCTGCCCTCCTTTTGTGATCAGTTACACGATCCTCATTGTGTTGGTGTGTAAGAAAATTGGAGCCACGCGGGCTCTGGAAATCATGGAGGATATGGCAGTTGAGGGGTGTTATCCTGATATGGTGACCTATAACTCCATTGTCAATCTTACTTGTAAGCAGGGGAATTATGAAGAGACTACATTGGTTGTGTGCAACTTTCTTTCACGCGGGATGGAACCAAACACTATAACGTACAATACCCTGCTGCATTCTCTTTGTATGTATGGGTGTTGGGACGAAGTAGATGAGATGCTTTCCTACATGATTGAAAGCTCGAGCCCTCCTACATCTGTAACatacaatattattatcaatGGTCTGTGCAAGGAGGGACTGGTTGATCGTGCTATTGACTACTTTCATCAGATGGTTTCAAACGGCTGCTCTCCTGATATTGTTACTTATAACACCTTGCTACGTGCATTGTGTAAGGAGACCATGATAGACGAAGCTATTGAGATTCTTCACCGCTTGAGAAATACAAATTGCTCTCCCACCCTTATCACATACAATATTGTGGTTGATGGATTGGCCAAGCAGGGAGTGATGGAGAAGGCAATGGAGGTGTACAAGTACATGCTGGAGCATGGGCCTCGCCCTGATGATGTAACATATCGATGCTTGATTTGGGGCTTCTGTCGGGCTGATCAGGTTGAGGAAGCCGTGGAACTGCTGAATGTTATGGGGTTGTATAACAGGCGCAGAGTGAGGGACAACTGTTATAGATTCATCATTCATAGGTTATGCAAGAAGAAGGAAGTGGATGCTGCTGTTGAAGTTGTAAAACTGTTTATTTCaagtagaaaaaaatgtgatcCCATCTTTTGTCCCACCATTATTCTAGGAATACATGCTGCAGGCATGATCGATGAAGCTGCAGAGCTCCGCAAGAAGTtgatagagagagagttgcTCTCTCTTTAG
- the LOC125189090 gene encoding protein ANTAGONIST OF LIKE HETEROCHROMATIN PROTEIN 1-like: protein MEISSFLHLDDYAFATDSDPSFISFSNAKKRPRFDNDSSLEDVLTNLLAFDAAVVQDKPSENAYFSSAPPQHTSFMMNSTSNYNQSTTPNSSPSRASPQPKRPRAESSPISDDSSVAGAGGRRLWVKSRSKAWWEQVDSPNYPEEEFKKDFRMSKATFDMICDELEPAVNKKDTMLRSAIPVRQRVAVCIWRLATGEALREVSKRFGLGISTCHKLVLEVCTAIRTVLMPKFIQWPDEKRLHQIKTEFELFSGIPNIGGSIYTTHIPIIAPKERAAAYFNKRHTERNQKTSYSVTVQGVVDQKGVLTDISIGYPGSMSDDQVLEKSSLSQRASRGALKNTWIAGNNSLPLTEWVLVPYSHQNLTWAQHAYNEKMGEVQRVASESFMRLKGRWSCLRKRTEMKLQDLPVVLGACCVLHNICEMRGEGLSPELKFELFDDEMAIENGVRSVNALHTRDQIAHKLLHHEAAATAFLL, encoded by the coding sequence ATGGAAATCTCATCATTTCTACACCTCGACGACTACGCTTTCGCCACAGATTCGGATCCTAGCTTCATCTCCTTCTCCAACGCCAAGAAGCGCCCCAGATTCGACAACGATTCGTCGCTCGAAGACGTGCTAACCAATCTGCTCGCGTTCGACGCCGCCGTCGTCCAAGATAAACCCTCGGAAAACGCCTATTTCTCATCAGCCCCACCGCAGCATACCTCATTCATGATGAATTCCACTTCCAATTACAACCAATCAACAACCCCCAATTCCTCCCCCTCCAGAGCCTCCCCACAGCCCAAGCGCCCCCGCGCCGAATCCAGCCCCATCTCCGACGATTCGAGCGtcgccggcgccggcggcCGCCGCCTCTGGGTGAAGAGCCGGTCGAAGGCGTGGTGGGAGCAGGTGGACAGCCCTAATTACCCCGAGGAAGAGTTCAAAAAGGATTTCCGAATGAGCAAAGCCACCTTCGACATGATCTGCGACGAGCTCGAGCCCGCCGTGAACAAAAAGGACACAATGCTCCGCTCCGCCATCCCCGTCCGCCAGCGCGTCGCCGTCTGCATCTGGCGCCTGGCCACCGGCGAGGCCCTCCGCGAGGTGTCGAAGCGGTTCGGCCTCGGCATCTCCACCTGCCACAAATTAGTCCTCGAGGTCTGCACCGCCATCCGAACCGTCCTCATGCCCAAATTCATCCAATGGCCCGACGAGAAGAGACTCCACCAAATCAAAACCGAATTCGAGCTCTTCTCCGGCATCCCCAACATCGGCGGCTCCATCTACACCACCCACATTCCCATCATCGCCCCCAAAGAAAGAGCCGCCGCCTACTTCAACAAGCGCCACACCGAGCGCAACCAGAAAACATCCTATTCCGTCACGGTTCAAGGCGTTGTCGATCAGAAGGGCGTCCTCACCGACATCTCCATCGGGTATCCCGGCTCAATGAGCGACGATCAGGTCCTCGAGAAGTCGTCCCTCTCGCAGCGCGCGAGCAGGGGAGCTCTGAAGAACACGTGGATCGCGGGGAATAACAGCTTGCCATTGACGGAGTGGGTGCTGGTGCCGTATAGCCACCAGAACCTGACGTGGGCGCAGCACGCGTACAACGAGAAGATGGGGGAGGTGCAGCGGGTGGCGAGCGAGTCGTTCATGCGGCTCAAGGGGAGGTGGAGCTGCCTAAGGAAGAGGACGGAGATGAAGCTGCAGGATCTGCCGGTTGTGCTGGGAGCTTGCTGCGTTTTGCATAACATTTGCGAGATGAGGGGCGAGGGCTTGAGTCCGGAGCTCAAGTTCGAGCTGTTTGACGATGAGATGGCGATCGAGAATGGCGTGAGGTCCGTCAATGCGTTGCACACAAGAGATCAGATTGCGCACAAGCTCTTGCATCATGAGGCTGCTGCAACTGCTTTCCTCTTGTAG
- the LOC125186142 gene encoding LRR receptor-like serine/threonine-protein kinase FLS2 translates to MQFLIKIFLITAFFTTPSFQRKIPSSPLFYRDDRAALLEFKAGISNDTTGILSTWIGRDCCSGGWQGVECFEGRVTKLIMQRPPSSQTLFMKGTLSHSLSNLQYLEVLVISGMKHISGAIPHSFAKLKHLKHLALEDNSLDGRIPSSLGLLENLQTMSLSGNLLTGKIPPALGNLRNLLQLTLANNSLTGPLPTSFNSLRNIQFLDLSFNSLSGSIPNFLGRLSNLTYLVLTSNKFVNQIPISLFSLTNLSELSINQNLLTGRIPTQIGNLKSVSVLRLSSNKLTGPVPDSIAHLHNLWNLNLSRNLLTDPLPNKAFEEGLPSLLSIDLSYNDLNLQTVPDWIRTRQLYNVHLAGCKIKGALPNFTNPEFLTTLDLSDNYFTKGISSFMANMTNLETTKISNNLLTSDLSSIKLPDQITDLDLHSNQLHGSLSKLLINNHLHSLKVVNIGNNEISGHIPSSVSDLTKLESLDISRNRISGRIPGSLGLLERLRWLDVSMNKLTGRIPESLLGMEELKHGSFRVNRLCGEIPQGRPYNMFPAAVYAHNLCLCAKPLPPCSTKYYTQFPYMV, encoded by the coding sequence ATGCAGTTTTTAATCAAGATTTTTCTAATCACAGCATTCTTCACAACACCTTCATTCCAAAGGAAAATACCATCATCACCTCTCTTTTACAGGGATGACAGAGCTGCCCTTCTTGAGTTCAAGGCCGGCATTTCGAACGACACAACCGGCATCCTCTCCACATGGATCGGCCGCGACTGCTGCAGCGGTGGATGGCAAGGCGTCGAGTGCTTCGAAGGAAGGGTCACCAAGCTGATCATGCAGAGGCCACCATCATCACAAACCCTCTTCATGAAGGGCACTCTGTCCCATTCTCTTAGCAATCTTCAATACTTGGAGGTATTGGTGATTAGTGGAATGAAGCATATTTCAGGTGCAATTCCACACAGTTTTGCCAAACTCAAACACCTCAAACACCTTGCTCTTGAAGATAACTCATTGGATGGAAGGATCCCATCAAGTTTAGGCCTGTTGGAGAACCTTCAGACAATGTCATTGAGTGGTAATCTTCTGACAGGAAAGATCCCACCAGCTTTGGGGAATTTAAGGAATCTGTTGCAGCTGACTCTAGCAAACAATTCACTCACAGGTCCACTCCCCACATCTTTTAACTCATTGAGAAACATCCAGTTTCTTGATCTCAGTTTCAATTCATTGTCTGGATCCATCCCAAATTTTCTCGGACGCCTCTCGAATCTTACATATCTTGTTCTTACCAGCAACAAGTTTGTGAACCAGATACCTATATCCTTGTTCAGCCTCACCAACCTTTCTGAGCtttcaatcaatcaaaatctACTAACCGGACGAATCCCAACTCAAATTGGGAATCTTAAGTCCGTTTCAGTATTGAGACTAAGCTCGAATAAGCTCACTGGCCCGGTACCAGATTCCATTGCACACCTTCACAACTTGTGGAATCTGAATCTGTCAAGAAACTTGCTCACAGATCCTCTGCCTAATAAAGCATTTGAGGAAGGGCTTCCTTCTCTACTATCGATCGATCTTTCTTACAACGATCTCAACTTACAAACCGTTCCTGACTGGATCAGGACGAGGCAACTGTACAATGTTCACCTTGCAGGCTGCAAGATCAAAGGAGCACTTCCAAATTTCACAAATCCAGAATTTTTAACCACATTAGACTTATCCGACAACTATTTCACAAAAGGGATTTCGAGTTTCATGGCAAACATGACAAACTTAGAAACAACAAAGATCTCAAACAACTTACTCACATCTGATCTCTCATCAATCAAACTCCCGGATCAGATCACGGATCTCGATCTCCACTCGAACCAGTTGCACGGATCACTCTCTAAACTACTCATCAACAACCACCTACACAGCTTAAAAGTAGTCAATATAGGAAACAATGAGATTTCAGGGCATATTCCAAGTTCAGTTTCAGACCTGACTAAGCTGGAAAGCCTTGACATTTCAAGAAACCGAATATCAGGACGAATCCCGGGGAGCTTGGGGTTGCTGGAGAGGTTGAGGTGGCTGGACGTGTCGATGAACAAGCTCACGGGGAGAATCCCGGAGAGCTTGCTGGGGATGGAAGAGCTGAAGCATGGGAGCTTCAGGGTGAATAGGTTGTGTGGGGAGATCCCACAAGGAAGGCCTTATAACATGTTCCCTGCAGCTGTATATGCTCACAATCTGTGCTTGTGTGCCAAACCACTGCCGCCTTGTAGCACCAAATACTACACACAGTTTCCTTACATGGTTTAA
- the LOC125186212 gene encoding uncharacterized protein LOC125186212 produces the protein MECNKDEAIRARELAEMKMKNNDFEGAQKIALKAQNLYPELENITQLLSICDVHCAAQKMVSGSEKDWYELLQAAKFSDEMTIKKQYRRLALFLHPDKNRFPGAESAFKLICEANAVLSDPQKKFLYDQKIRVLVRSAQVVPPHHHLKKTQCGPEVKVTNGFHSMNQHQTTQSSFSARQEVFCTSCPFCCFKYQLDRKHVNTTLRCPKCLKNFSVFETGAQGSQNGIPNYGGSKQGVQNGMGYSASQMASQWCANKQTVRPQPSFRTETIFKDKGVERAANVNGDFKAKRSGKEDRTGSGDRNNRKDGNRKNKRKGRRRGSDSSESSESYDTSSESDLEDVNDVATDPDSGPTNVQFPRRSSRKRQNVSYNEGAGDDDDDVAVPGSCKRSQGNKLPEDNENGQSNALNGESVKHENQNGLHADSEFSKSESKETGSDTDIEVNTKEKGGCTPNVGTDAVETEIGSDWDAHSDDSDKDEFEYDDPEFSDFDKDRNANCFAVNQYWACYDSVDGMPRYYAKVKKVQLSPFELSVTWLEAEPADDTQKKWIDEDLPVGCGAFRLGKVQKMPSRLIFSQQVPCEKGKRGSLYIYPRQGEVWAVFKDWDLSWSSQPARHGKYKYEIVEVLSDFNTLSGARVCYLDKVEGFVCLFQRSCQSMTESFMIRPDEMYRFSHCIRSYKMTGSEREGVPIYSFELDPSALPLNPDHLCYPAKSKMGTDKMEPGVNCAPPKSDKGKSNVVGYDTKVFVDLESSDG, from the coding sequence atggagtGCAACAAAGATGAGGCTATCCGGGCCAGGGAACTGGCtgagatgaaaatgaaaaacaatgaCTTTGAGGGGGCTCAGAAAATTGCACTGAAGGCACAGAATCTTTACCCAGAACTTGAGAATATTACCCAGCTGCTTAGCATCTGTGATGTTCATTGTGCAGCACAAAAAATGGTGTCTGGATCTGAAAAGGACTGGTATGAACTTCTTCAAGCTGCAAAGTTTTCTGATGAGATGACAATCAAAAAACAATATCGGCGGCTTGCTCTTTTTCTCCATCCTGATAAGAATCGATTTCCTGGTGCAGAGTCTGCTTTTAAGTTGATCTGTGAGGCAAATGCTGTGCTTTCAGATCCCCAAAAGAAGTTTTTATATGATCAGAAGATCAGGGTACTGGTTAGATCTGCTCAAGTAGTTCCTCCACATCATCACTTAAAGAAAACTCAATGTGGACCTGAGGTCAAAGTTACCAATGGTTTTCACAGTATGAATCAACATCAAACCACACAGTCGAGCTTTTCTGCCAGGCAGGAAGTGTTCTGCACAAGTTGCccattttgttgttttaagtACCAATTAGATAGAAAACATGTGAACACAACGTTGCGCTGCCCGAAATGCTTAAAGAATTTTAGTGTTTTTGAAACTGGTGCTCAAGGTTCTCAGAACGGGATACCAAATTATGGTGGAAGTAAACAGGGTGTTCAAAATGGCATGGGATATTCGGCATCGCAAATGGCATCCCAGTGGTGTGCCAACAAGCAAACAGTTCGACCCCAACCAAGTTTTCGGACAGAAACTATTTTCAAAGATAAGGGAGTAGAAAGGGCTGCAAATGTCAATGGAGACTTTAAGGCCAAAAGAAGTGGAAAGGAAGATCGGACAGGCAGTGGTGATCGAAATAATAGGAAAGATGGCAACAGAAAGAACAAAAGGAAGGGGAGAAGAAGGGGTTCAGATTCTTCAGAATCTAGTGAGAGTTACGACACCTCCAGTGAATCTGATCTAGAAGATGTCAATGATGTTGCAACTGATCCAGATTCTGGACCTACTAATGTCCAATTTCCACGAAGATCTTCTCGAAAAAGGCAGAATGTGTCCTACAACGAAGGTgctggtgatgatgatgatgatgttgcTGTTCCTGGGTCTTGCAAGAGATCTCAAGGGAACAAGTTACCAGAAGATAATGAAAATGGGCAATCCAATGCTTTGAATGGAGAATCTGTGAAGCATGAGAATCAAAATGGTTTACATGCTGATTCAGAATTTTCCAAGTCTGAGAGTAAAGAAACAGGATCTGATACTGACATAGAAGTCAATACAAAGGAAAAAGGCGGTTGTACGCCAAATGTTGGTACTGATGCGGTTGAAACTGAAATTGGCTCTGACTGGGATGCACATTCTGATGATTCGGATAAGgatgaatttgaatatgatGATCCAGAGTTCAGTGATTTTGATAAGGATCGTAATGCCAACTGTTTTGCTGTTAACCAGTATTGGGCTTGTTATGATTCAGTTGATGGCATGCCAAGATATTATGCAAAGGTGAAGAAGGTACAACTCTCTCCGTTTGAGTTGTCCGTCACATGGTTAGAAGCTGAACCTGCAGATGACACTCAGAAGAAATGGATAGATGAAGATTTACCTGTTGGTTGTGGTGCTTTTAGGCTTGGCAAAGTTCAAAAAATGCCAAGTAGACTCATATTTTCTCAGCAAGTGCCCTGTGAGAAGGGTAAGAGAGGTTCTTTATACATATATCCTAGACAAGGGGAGGTTTGGGCTGTATTTAAGGACTGGGATTTGAGCTGGAGCTCCCAGCCTGCTAGGCACGGGAAGtacaaatatgaaattgttgaGGTGCTATCGGATTTTAATACTTTGTCTGGTGCAAGGGTTTGTTACTTAGACAAAGTTGAAGGATTTGTGTGCCTTTTCCAGAGAAGTTGCCAGAGCATGACCGAATCTTTTATGATAAGGCCCGATGAAATGTACAGATTCTCACACTGTATTCGTTCTTACAAAATGACAGGCTCTGAAAGGGAAGGAGTGCCCATTTACTCTTTTGAACTCGATCCTTCAGCCTTACCTCTGAATCCAGATCACTTGTGCTACCCCGCCAAATCAAAGATGGGAACTGATAAGATGGAGCCTGGAGTTAATTGCGCTCCACCAAAGTCCGATAAAGGAAAAAGTAATGTTGTGGGATATGATACGAAGGTGTTTGTGGATCTGGAGTCCTCTGATGGGTAG
- the LOC125188236 gene encoding protein phosphatase 2C 50-like, protein MDEISHFIALPLNRIGEESLYATCVDIAGINLIEKTSKNLFLEPSMTKLPSISLTSENRHSRCFVPHNGVLVRVDSNLDKSKDDIDQDCRSRQSMIFSSTINHGLKNDNDPMGHPFLNSQRVTDCPNGICNEDIIDRKINMSQSIKRSESWVATVASEIVDDLISLEEIGEAVGIREPKRTYSTSLIEVTEEMKINKPNVAFNLPPLWGLTSICGRRAEMEDAAVALPRFLNIPSQMLSDAPLFSSIHKDLVGHVYGVYDGHGGCQVANYCREHMPLALADEIGAAKENLKVENGEHNLKEKWLKIFQNCFHKLDNEVGGFPRTDDDIASNLHEPFAPESVGSTAAVAIVCSTHIIVANCGDSRAVLNRGKVPMPLSIDHKPNREDEYSRIEAAGGKVINWDGYRVSGVLAVSRSIGDRYLRPYVIADPEVMFVPRTKEDECLIIASDGLWDVMTNEEACDLARKRILVWHKRNGTTLTNGRGTGSDPAAQEAAEYLSKLAFKRGSADNISVIVVDLKAQRKFKRKT, encoded by the exons ATGGATGAGATTTCTCACTTCATTGCCCTTCCACTTAATCGGATAGGCGAAGAATCGTTGTATGCAACGTGCGTTGACATTGCTGGGATTAACCTGATAGAAAAAACTTCGAAAAATCTGTTTCTTGAACCATCCATGACCAAGCTGCCTTCCATCTCTCTGACCTCCGAGAATAGGCATTCTCGATGTTTTGTTCCTCACAATGGAGTTCTGGTTAGGGTAGACTCGAACTTAGATAAGTCCAAGGATGATATAGATCAGGATTGTAGGAGTAGGCAGAGCATGATTTTTAGCAGCACCATTAACCATGGACTCAAGAACGATAATGATCCAATGGGCCATCCGTTTCTCAATTCTCAACGTGTGACTGATTGCCCTAATGGCATTTGCAATGAGGATATCATAGATAGGAAGATCAATATGTCTCAGAGCATCAAGAGATCGGAGTCATGGGTAGCAACTGTAGCGTCTGAGATAGTTGATGATCTAATTTCTTTGGAGGAGATCGGTGAGGCTGTCGGGATTAGAGAACCTAAAAGGACCTACTCAACTTCACTCATTGAGGTTACTGAggaaatgaagataaataaGCCAAATGTTGCTTTCAATTTACCACCTCTTTGGGGCCTAACATCTATTTGTGGGAGAAGGGCAGAAATGGAAGATGCAGCCGTAGCATTACCGCGATTTCTAAACATTCCTTCTCAGATGTTAAGCGACGCCCCACTTTTTAGCTCCATACATAAAGACCTAGTTGGCCATGTATATGGAGTCTATGATGGCCATGGAGGTTGCCAG GTAGCTAACTACTGCAGAGAGCATATGCCTCTAGCGTTAGCCGATGAGATTGGTGCGGCTAAGGAAAATTTGAAGGTTGAAAATGGTGAGCACAACTTGAAGGAGAAATGGCTCAAGATCTTTCAGAATTGCTTTCATAAATTGGACAACGAAGTCGGAGGGTTCCCCAGAACTGATGATGACATTGCTTCCAACCTTCATGAACCTTTCGCCCCAGAATCCGTTGGGTCCACTGCTGCTGTTGCTATTGTTTGTTCCACGCATATCATTGTTGCAAACTGTGGTGATTCGAGGGCAGTGTTGAACCGGGGGAAGGTGCCCATGCCATTATCCATCGATCATAAG CCAAATAGAGAAGACGAGTACTCAAGGATAGAAGCTGCCGGAGGCAAGGTCATCAATTGGGATGGATATCGCGTTTCAGGTGTCCTTGCAGTGTCAAGATCCATTG GTGATCGATACCTGAGGCCGTATGTGATTGCAGATCCAGAAGTAATGTTTGTTCCTCGCACAAAAGAGGACGAGTGCCTTATCATAGCTAGTGATGGTTTATGGGATGTGATGACGAATGAGGAGGCGTGTGATCTGGCCCGAAAGAGGATACTGGTCTGGCACAAGAGGAACGGAACGACGCTCACCAACGGGCGAGGTACAGGGAGCGACCCCGCTGCACAAGAGGCAGCAGAGTACCTCTCGAAGCTTGCTTTCAAAAGGGGAAGTGCAGACAACATCTCTGTGATAGTGGTGGATTTGAAAGCTCAAAGGAAGTTCAAAAGGAAAACGTGA